Proteins encoded together in one Hydrogenispora ethanolica window:
- a CDS encoding methyl-accepting chemotaxis protein, with protein sequence MANAIFYSNASVLYPLSDALEVIYQTEKYASEAANGSRSAISSLSAQIANGTGQIGNFISFLPGETSARLQAKMDRYQVAARDLYNELRNSGPGVAERYFRFGRESQELYTMLFDLNKKLRIEGLATYNRGRKIYDSVVGLQTWVSIIGLALAVLIGMLVAISIIRPLQRLRQSTERLARGDLGAQVTITSRDEVGAVGEAFNQAVAELRTMVNDAAAHARQINTATSSLFAATEATGRSLGELNQLVEHLAHGATIQTDTVDSAIQTVQKATRGTDAVLEATFAIHNSCREASAAGQRGESATEEMRATIDHLVDTVTEIDRMVRALAGDSRQIRELADVINEIAEKTTLLSLNASIEAARAGEHGRGFAIVAANIRQLADQARQSVQYIHQVIDNTLAQTDQAVTRVAEGTRAVDRGRDQLLETVGLFKELAGRVGQITAKVEQITRIANQVGADNAAAIAEMTAVSRISQDNLAAVEEVAATFEGQSASANVVTDAARNLQRMAEELAAAADRFQR encoded by the coding sequence GTGGCCAACGCGATCTTCTATAGCAACGCTTCGGTTCTCTATCCCTTATCCGACGCGCTGGAGGTGATCTACCAGACTGAAAAGTACGCCTCCGAGGCAGCCAACGGCAGCCGCAGCGCCATCTCCAGCCTTTCGGCGCAGATCGCCAACGGCACCGGCCAGATCGGCAACTTCATCAGTTTCCTGCCGGGCGAGACCTCGGCCCGGCTCCAGGCGAAGATGGATCGTTACCAGGTCGCAGCGCGCGACCTCTATAATGAATTGCGCAACAGCGGCCCGGGAGTGGCCGAGCGCTATTTCCGGTTCGGCCGGGAGTCTCAGGAACTCTATACCATGCTCTTCGATCTCAATAAGAAGCTGCGTATCGAGGGGTTGGCCACTTACAACCGGGGCCGGAAGATTTACGATTCGGTGGTGGGCTTGCAGACCTGGGTCTCCATCATCGGCCTGGCGCTGGCCGTGCTCATCGGGATGCTGGTGGCCATTTCGATCATCCGGCCGCTGCAGCGGCTCCGCCAGAGCACCGAACGGCTGGCCCGGGGCGACCTGGGCGCCCAAGTGACCATCACCTCCCGCGATGAAGTGGGAGCGGTGGGGGAGGCCTTCAACCAGGCCGTCGCCGAATTGCGCACCATGGTCAATGACGCGGCCGCGCATGCGCGGCAGATCAACACCGCCACCAGCAGTCTGTTCGCCGCCACCGAGGCCACCGGCCGTTCGCTCGGGGAGCTGAACCAACTGGTGGAGCACCTGGCCCACGGCGCCACCATTCAGACCGACACGGTGGATTCGGCCATTCAGACCGTTCAGAAGGCCACCCGCGGCACCGATGCGGTCCTGGAAGCCACCTTCGCCATTCACAACAGCTGCCGCGAAGCTTCCGCCGCCGGGCAGCGCGGCGAGTCGGCCACCGAGGAGATGCGGGCGACCATCGACCATCTGGTCGATACCGTGACCGAGATCGACCGCATGGTCCGGGCGCTGGCCGGCGACTCCCGGCAGATCCGGGAACTGGCCGACGTGATCAACGAGATCGCCGAAAAGACCACCCTGCTTTCGCTGAATGCTTCGATCGAAGCGGCGCGCGCCGGAGAACACGGCCGGGGCTTCGCCATCGTCGCCGCCAACATCCGGCAGCTGGCCGATCAAGCCCGCCAGTCGGTCCAGTACATTCACCAAGTCATCGACAACACGCTCGCCCAAACCGATCAGGCCGTCACCCGCGTGGCCGAAGGAACCCGGGCGGTGGACCGCGGCCGCGACCAGCTGCTGGAGACCGTCGGCCTCTTTAAGGAACTGGCCGGCCGGGTGGGACAGATCACCGCCAAGGTGGAACAGATCACCCGGATCGCCAACCAAGTGGGCGCCGACAATGCCGCGGCCATCGCCGAAATGACCGCGGTCTCGCGGATCAGCCAGGACAATCTGGCGGCAGTGGAAGAGGTGGCCGCCACCTTTGAGGGCCAATCGGCGTCGGCCAACGTCGTGACCGACGCGGCCCGCAATCTGCAGCGGATGGCGGAAGAGCTGGCGGCCGCCGCCGACCGCTTCCAACGGTAG
- a CDS encoding N-acetylglucosamine kinase — protein MRQYVIGVDGGGTKTHYALFDTGGKLVGFHQGGPANHETYRNGYEGTRQELERSFRALLGRSGIGIERIEAAVFGLAGLDVAPQQAVLTELIAGMGLRRFQVMNDAFLGIKAAGGSGCGVCSIHGTGTCCAAIDPRGRRLQIGGTGYFFGDEGGAAHLGGMAFRKVYDELYRCGPATAMTGMILEMLGLRRDDDLVEAVYRERCFDNWAQFLKLPFYAANQGDPVALELLRHTGREAAQSVLGAIRRLDFAGAAAIEVIMAGSVYVKGENPALIEAFQRAVREGAGQAVRFTLLRVPPVAGAVLWALEAFRPGLDREVGQAVIQSLAARV, from the coding sequence ATGCGACAATATGTGATCGGGGTCGACGGTGGCGGCACCAAGACCCATTATGCCCTCTTTGACACCGGCGGCAAGCTGGTCGGCTTTCATCAGGGCGGACCTGCCAACCATGAGACCTACCGGAACGGCTACGAGGGAACCCGGCAGGAGCTGGAACGGTCGTTCCGGGCTCTACTCGGCCGGAGCGGGATCGGCATCGAACGGATCGAAGCCGCCGTCTTCGGCCTGGCCGGCCTCGACGTCGCGCCGCAACAGGCGGTGCTGACGGAGCTGATCGCCGGGATGGGGCTGCGCCGCTTCCAGGTGATGAACGACGCCTTTCTGGGGATCAAGGCGGCCGGCGGCAGCGGCTGCGGGGTCTGCAGCATCCACGGTACCGGCACTTGTTGCGCGGCCATCGATCCGCGCGGCCGCAGGCTGCAGATCGGCGGCACCGGCTATTTCTTCGGGGATGAGGGCGGCGCGGCGCACCTGGGCGGGATGGCCTTCCGCAAAGTCTACGATGAGCTCTACCGCTGCGGACCGGCCACCGCCATGACCGGGATGATCCTGGAGATGCTGGGGCTCCGGCGGGACGATGATCTGGTGGAGGCGGTCTACCGGGAGCGGTGCTTCGACAATTGGGCCCAATTTTTGAAGCTGCCTTTTTATGCCGCCAATCAGGGCGACCCGGTGGCGCTGGAGTTGCTGCGCCACACCGGACGGGAGGCGGCCCAGTCCGTGCTGGGGGCCATCCGGCGGCTGGACTTCGCCGGCGCCGCGGCCATCGAGGTGATCATGGCGGGCTCGGTCTATGTCAAAGGCGAGAACCCGGCGCTGATCGAAGCATTCCAGCGGGCCGTCAGGGAGGGGGCGGGCCAGGCGGTGCGCTTCACCCTGCTGCGGGTGCCTCCGGTGGCCGGAGCGGTGCTCTGGGCGTTGGAAGCATTCCGGCCGGGACTGGACCGGGAGGTCGGCCAGGCGGTCATTCAGAGTCTGGCGGCCCGCGTCTGA
- a CDS encoding 6-phospho-beta-glucosidase — protein sequence MEKLKLAVIGAGSTYTPELVEGIIKRRNELPVTELYLMDIDPLKLEIVGGLARRMMAASGMPARTVLTAELEEAVRGADFIICQIRVGKLAARIRDEQIPLRHDLIGQETTGAGGFMKALRTIPELSRIAGVIERLAPEAWLINFTNPSGIMAEMLLDRHRVKTIGLCNVPINMERDARKRIPPERAAGAAVEYVGLNHLSWVTEIYLDGKGILADQLRGNFPTYRPANLPKIDFEPELLRELGAIPSGYLTYYYYRERSLAHLKQEPRTRGEVCREIEAELLQLYRQPDLHEKPALLERRGGHLYSEAAISLVSAIYNDKKEEHVVNVRNQGALPFMEDRDVVEIRCLIDRNGARPLPMPHFANEHIIGMMRALKAYERLTVQAGLSGDRGLALQALLNHPLVGDYGKARTVLKEMLAANRAFLPHFFGE from the coding sequence ATGGAAAAACTGAAACTGGCGGTGATCGGCGCGGGCAGCACCTATACCCCGGAGCTGGTGGAAGGGATCATCAAGCGCCGCAACGAACTGCCTGTGACGGAGCTGTATTTGATGGATATCGATCCGCTGAAGCTGGAGATCGTCGGCGGCCTGGCCCGCCGGATGATGGCGGCGAGCGGGATGCCGGCCCGGACCGTGTTAACCGCCGAGCTGGAAGAGGCGGTGCGCGGCGCGGATTTCATTATCTGCCAGATCCGGGTCGGGAAGCTGGCGGCGCGGATCCGCGACGAGCAGATCCCGCTGCGGCACGATCTGATCGGCCAGGAGACCACCGGAGCCGGGGGCTTTATGAAAGCCTTGCGCACCATTCCCGAGCTCTCCCGGATCGCCGGCGTCATTGAGCGGCTGGCGCCCGAGGCCTGGCTGATCAATTTCACCAATCCGTCGGGGATCATGGCCGAGATGCTGCTGGACCGGCACCGGGTCAAGACCATCGGCCTGTGCAACGTGCCCATCAATATGGAGCGCGACGCCCGCAAGCGGATTCCGCCGGAGCGGGCGGCCGGGGCGGCCGTCGAATATGTGGGGTTGAACCATCTCAGTTGGGTGACTGAGATCTACCTGGACGGCAAGGGCATTCTCGCGGACCAGTTGCGCGGGAACTTTCCGACTTACCGCCCGGCCAACCTGCCCAAGATCGACTTCGAGCCGGAACTGCTGCGGGAGCTGGGGGCCATCCCCAGCGGCTATCTGACGTATTATTACTACCGGGAACGGTCCCTAGCCCACTTGAAACAAGAGCCCCGCACCCGGGGCGAGGTCTGCCGGGAGATCGAGGCCGAGCTGCTCCAGCTGTACCGGCAGCCCGATCTGCATGAGAAACCGGCGCTCCTGGAGCGGCGCGGCGGCCATCTCTATTCCGAGGCCGCCATCTCGCTGGTGAGCGCCATTTATAACGACAAAAAGGAGGAGCACGTGGTCAACGTGCGGAATCAGGGGGCGCTGCCGTTCATGGAGGACCGGGACGTGGTCGAGATCCGCTGCCTGATCGATCGCAACGGCGCCCGACCGCTGCCCATGCCCCATTTCGCCAATGAGCACATCATCGGCATGATGCGGGCTTTGAAAGCCTACGAGCGCCTGACCGTGCAGGCCGGATTGAGCGGCGACCGCGGCCTGGCCCTGCAGGCGCTCCTGAATCATCCGCTGGTGGGCGATTATGGCAAGGCGCGGACGGTCCTGAAGGAGATGCTCGCCGCCAACCGGGCGTTTCTGCCCCATTTTTTTGGAGAATGA
- a CDS encoding carbohydrate ABC transporter permease: protein MANEILAGAGAMRNRHGLNTVAFLSQIVLVGAAAATLIPMVWVLVSSLKDNNQIFAASFSLPRVWHFENYARAWVVGNIGSCFLNSGLVSLVSVLGILYIAAMAAYALARYQFRLNFALYTYFLMGLMIPWASNLLPLFLTLKAIRAYDTLWALILPYVAFELPFAIFILTGFMKTIPGELEEAALIDGGSRWIVFTRVILPLSKPALATVAVLTFLDVWNEYLFALVFLNNPAKFTLPLGLAAFQTARVAQYGVIMAGIIISVIPVLILYVLLQKQVIKGMTAGALKG, encoded by the coding sequence ATGGCCAATGAAATACTGGCGGGCGCCGGCGCAATGCGAAACCGCCACGGCCTGAATACCGTGGCCTTCTTGTCACAAATCGTCCTGGTGGGGGCGGCGGCGGCTACGCTCATTCCGATGGTATGGGTGCTGGTCAGTTCCTTGAAGGACAATAACCAAATCTTTGCAGCATCCTTCAGCCTGCCGCGAGTGTGGCATTTCGAAAATTACGCCCGGGCCTGGGTGGTCGGGAATATCGGCTCCTGCTTTCTCAACAGCGGGCTGGTCTCACTCGTCTCGGTCCTGGGCATTTTGTATATCGCGGCCATGGCCGCCTATGCCCTGGCGCGCTATCAATTCCGGCTCAATTTCGCGCTATACACCTACTTCCTGATGGGGCTGATGATCCCGTGGGCGTCCAATCTTTTGCCGCTGTTCTTAACCTTGAAGGCCATCCGGGCCTATGATACGCTGTGGGCGCTGATCCTGCCCTACGTCGCATTTGAGCTGCCCTTCGCCATCTTCATCCTGACCGGGTTCATGAAGACCATCCCCGGCGAACTGGAGGAGGCGGCGCTGATCGACGGCGGATCGCGCTGGATCGTTTTCACCCGGGTGATCCTGCCCTTGAGCAAACCGGCCCTGGCCACCGTGGCCGTCCTCACCTTTTTGGACGTCTGGAATGAGTACCTCTTCGCCCTGGTCTTTTTGAATAATCCGGCCAAATTTACCTTGCCCCTGGGCCTGGCGGCCTTTCAGACCGCCCGGGTGGCCCAGTACGGGGTGATCATGGCCGGCATCATCATCTCGGTCATTCCGGTGCTGATCCTCTATGTCTTGCTGCAGAAGCAGGTGATCAAGGGAATGACCGCCGGAGCGTTAAAGGGCTGA
- a CDS encoding carbohydrate ABC transporter permease has product MMDSKKNNMIGLFLLPALLLYSAFVVASIVRVIYYAFFKWNGITGRHFIGFGNFAALATDESVLAAFRNNLIAIALAIVVQIGLALLLAIILSNCKRSLPVYRTIYFFPVVISAVAVAMMFGQFMKADYGLINGLLRAAGLQSWTRLWLSDPHTAVLASLLPQTLQYIGWHLIILLAGIFNIPDSLYEAAYLDGVGYFSEDPLHHLAAVVGGHADLHHLRGDRLLAGFHPCDGADRRRAQFPDRTGGAADVSPDLSMDAIRLRQFHCHGHLCGGAHFFGYFQTLLFSGEDRILRSVPNGQ; this is encoded by the coding sequence ATGATGGATTCGAAGAAGAACAATATGATCGGTTTATTTCTGCTGCCGGCCCTCTTGCTGTATTCGGCCTTCGTGGTCGCTTCCATCGTGCGGGTGATCTACTACGCGTTTTTCAAATGGAACGGAATCACCGGGCGCCATTTCATCGGATTTGGGAATTTCGCGGCGCTGGCGACGGACGAGTCGGTGCTGGCGGCGTTCCGGAACAATCTGATCGCGATTGCGCTGGCGATTGTGGTACAGATCGGGCTGGCGCTGCTCCTGGCGATTATTCTTTCCAATTGCAAACGGAGCTTGCCGGTTTACCGCACCATCTACTTTTTTCCGGTGGTCATCTCGGCGGTGGCGGTGGCGATGATGTTCGGCCAGTTCATGAAGGCCGATTACGGCCTGATCAACGGCCTGCTGCGGGCGGCCGGCTTGCAATCATGGACCCGCCTCTGGCTTTCGGATCCCCACACGGCGGTTTTGGCGTCCCTGCTGCCGCAAACCTTGCAATACATCGGCTGGCATCTGATCATTCTCCTGGCGGGGATCTTCAATATCCCGGACAGCCTGTATGAAGCGGCTTATCTGGACGGGGTCGGCTATTTTTCAGAAGATCCGTTACATCACCTTGCCGCTGTTGTGGGAGGTCATGCAGATCTGCATCATCTTCGCGGTGACCGGCTCCTTGCAGGGTTTCACCCATGTGATGGTGCTGACCGGCGGCGGGCCCAATTCCCTGACCGAACTGGTGGGGCTGCTGATGTATCACCGGACCTTTCAATGGATGCAATTCGGCTACGGCAGTTCCATTGCCACGGCCATCTTTGCGGTGGGGCTCATTTTTTCGGTTATTTTCAAACGCTACTTTTCAGCGGAGAAGATCGAATACTAAGGAGTGTTCCAAATGGCCAATGA
- a CDS encoding ABC transporter substrate-binding protein: protein MKRCKIRRSVLGLLILSIFALGLSTGWCRSKTTIRFAYNFTGNDPKAPIFEPYLKQFQKQNPDIHLVLEPNTAAMPDIQAKIYTAAAADNLPDVFQFWPGPGILKNLVDGKKIANLKDYVTRDQRFKEYFKQDFYYDGSVRFRKNGPIWGLPCELYYMYLAVNKKLFAKAGVAYPKTYEELKAILPKFRAKGIVPIAMAGKDQDLNVCFWFGMLNRFGTNAEITKGITTGAVEKYPAFLKSAQVIYDLAGAGAFPDGCVSLQASEALSLFDQGKAAMFYGGTWYFGNVSAKTAADCDVIPLWTFAGGKGDPQELLGGVSQTYLVSSKSWQDRNKRAAIDKFLHHVINPVLEEKLVNYAAPMLPVKGGPDISPLVVKATQLQKTASRMTPNYDSIGSQQGNDALNSLSQALLNRSITPQEAVKKLGAEIKAGLQN, encoded by the coding sequence ATGAAACGCTGTAAAATCAGGCGATCCGTACTTGGGTTGCTCATTTTGTCAATCTTTGCCCTGGGCCTGTCGACCGGCTGGTGCCGGAGCAAGACCACCATCCGCTTCGCTTATAATTTCACCGGCAACGATCCCAAGGCGCCGATCTTCGAACCCTACTTAAAGCAATTCCAGAAGCAAAACCCGGACATCCATTTGGTCCTGGAGCCCAATACCGCGGCCATGCCGGATATTCAAGCGAAGATCTATACCGCAGCCGCAGCCGACAATCTGCCGGATGTCTTTCAATTCTGGCCCGGCCCTGGCATTCTGAAGAACCTGGTGGACGGGAAGAAAATTGCCAACCTGAAGGATTATGTCACCCGGGACCAACGCTTCAAAGAGTATTTCAAACAAGACTTCTATTACGACGGTTCGGTCCGCTTCCGGAAAAACGGTCCGATCTGGGGCCTGCCTTGCGAGCTGTACTACATGTATCTGGCGGTCAACAAAAAACTCTTTGCCAAGGCGGGCGTGGCCTATCCCAAGACCTACGAAGAGTTGAAGGCGATCCTCCCCAAGTTTCGGGCCAAGGGAATTGTGCCGATCGCCATGGCTGGCAAGGACCAGGATCTCAACGTCTGCTTCTGGTTCGGGATGCTGAACCGCTTCGGCACCAACGCGGAGATCACCAAGGGAATCACGACCGGAGCGGTGGAGAAATACCCCGCGTTTCTCAAATCGGCCCAAGTCATTTACGACCTGGCGGGCGCGGGAGCCTTTCCGGACGGCTGCGTATCGTTGCAAGCCTCCGAGGCGCTCTCCCTGTTTGATCAGGGGAAAGCGGCGATGTTTTACGGAGGGACCTGGTATTTCGGGAATGTCTCCGCCAAAACCGCCGCGGATTGCGACGTGATTCCGTTGTGGACCTTTGCCGGCGGCAAGGGCGATCCCCAGGAATTGTTGGGCGGCGTCTCCCAAACCTATCTGGTCAGCAGTAAATCGTGGCAGGACCGGAACAAGCGGGCGGCGATCGATAAGTTCCTGCATCACGTCATCAATCCGGTGCTTGAGGAGAAACTGGTGAATTACGCTGCGCCGATGTTGCCCGTGAAAGGCGGTCCGGACATCAGCCCGTTGGTCGTCAAAGCCACCCAGCTCCAAAAAACGGCCTCGCGGATGACGCCGAACTACGATTCCATCGGTTCGCAGCAAGGCAACGACGCGTTGAACAGCCTGTCGCAAGCCTTGCTCAACCGGTCGATCACCCCGCAGGAGGCCGTCAAAAAGCTGGGAGCCGAGATCAAAGCCGGCCTCCAGAATTGA
- a CDS encoding LacI family DNA-binding transcriptional regulator, with protein sequence MPINIQDVALKAGVCITTVSRVLNQNGRVRESNRQKVLRAIEELGYNPNAAARTLAKGKTEVLGVILPTLNDPFWADLVTAIEQAAFDEGYLVVLALTLDNSDEVIEKHWVKIFSEGRVDGILLVAPEYETDYITELRNRNFPLVLLDNNVNNLKVPSVVVDNLKGGTMATEHLLGLGHTRIGHIAGDLKYQSARERLQGFREAMSRAGVAVRQDWVREGDFHFEKAFQIAGAWLEQPDRPTAIFAADDDMAAAVMEAARELQLKLPDDLSIVGYDDSPFGSRVRPRLTTVRQPARAMAREAVQLLLRYMAAKPPRAKTVVIAPELIVRESARRLP encoded by the coding sequence ATGCCGATAAACATTCAGGATGTGGCGTTGAAAGCCGGGGTTTGTATCACCACGGTGTCGCGGGTGTTGAACCAAAACGGCCGGGTCCGCGAGAGTAACCGGCAGAAAGTGCTGCGGGCCATCGAAGAGCTGGGCTACAACCCCAATGCCGCCGCCCGGACCTTGGCCAAAGGGAAAACCGAAGTATTGGGGGTCATCCTTCCGACATTGAACGACCCGTTCTGGGCCGATCTGGTCACCGCGATCGAGCAGGCCGCCTTCGACGAAGGATATCTGGTAGTCCTGGCGCTGACCCTGGATAACAGCGACGAAGTCATTGAGAAACATTGGGTGAAGATCTTCAGCGAGGGCCGGGTCGACGGCATCCTGTTGGTCGCCCCGGAGTACGAGACCGATTACATCACCGAGTTGCGCAACCGCAATTTCCCGCTGGTTTTATTGGATAACAACGTCAACAACTTGAAAGTCCCCTCGGTGGTGGTGGACAACTTGAAAGGCGGAACCATGGCCACCGAACATCTGCTGGGTCTGGGGCATACCCGGATCGGCCATATTGCCGGGGACTTAAAATACCAATCCGCCCGGGAACGGTTGCAGGGCTTCCGGGAGGCCATGAGCCGGGCGGGGGTGGCGGTCCGCCAGGATTGGGTCCGCGAGGGGGATTTTCATTTTGAAAAGGCGTTTCAGATCGCCGGCGCCTGGTTGGAGCAGCCGGACCGGCCGACCGCGATTTTCGCGGCCGATGACGATATGGCCGCCGCGGTGATGGAAGCCGCCCGCGAGCTTCAGCTGAAGCTGCCGGATGATCTCTCGATCGTGGGTTATGACGATAGCCCGTTTGGTTCGCGAGTCCGGCCCCGTTTGACCACCGTGCGCCAGCCGGCCCGGGCGATGGCCAGGGAAGCGGTTCAGTTATTGTTGCGTTACATGGCCGCCAAACCGCCGCGGGCCAAGACCGTGGTCATCGCCCCCGAATTGATCGTCCGTGAATCGGCCCGGCGGTTGCCGTAA
- a CDS encoding queuosine precursor transporter: MRTIVLLALTYVISTMLSNVSSLRIIRLFGLSMDAGTLLYPITFTLRDLIHKKAGQKFAVFTIWAGAFFNAAMFLMFFLVASLPADLSVGKQAGFGQVLLPSWRIIVGSLVAMVVAELIDSQVYQWYVNRVKNYQWGRVLVSNFISIPLDTAIMVVIAFYGTIPDAVLWGVILSNIIIKYGITLLSLPLIYFVKKPGPAA, encoded by the coding sequence ATGAGAACCATCGTCTTGCTGGCCCTGACTTATGTCATCTCCACCATGCTTTCCAATGTTTCCAGCTTGCGGATTATCCGGCTTTTCGGGCTCTCCATGGATGCCGGGACGCTGCTGTATCCGATCACTTTCACGCTGCGCGATCTGATCCATAAAAAAGCCGGCCAGAAGTTCGCGGTCTTCACCATTTGGGCCGGGGCTTTCTTCAATGCGGCCATGTTTCTGATGTTTTTTCTGGTGGCCAGCCTGCCGGCAGACCTGAGCGTCGGCAAACAGGCCGGCTTCGGCCAGGTCCTCTTGCCTTCCTGGCGCATCATCGTCGGTTCGCTGGTGGCCATGGTCGTCGCCGAGCTCATCGACAGCCAGGTCTACCAGTGGTATGTGAACCGGGTCAAAAATTACCAATGGGGCAGAGTCCTGGTCTCCAACTTCATCAGCATCCCGCTGGACACCGCGATTATGGTGGTCATCGCCTTTTACGGCACCATTCCCGATGCGGTGCTGTGGGGCGTCATTCTCTCCAATATCATCATCAAATACGGGATCACCCTCCTCAGCCTGCCGTTGATCTATTTTGTCAAGAAGCCCGGCCCGGCCGCTTGA
- a CDS encoding response regulator transcription factor produces MKLLLIEDEVQLTKVLSYLLQKNGYVVKVATDGTAGLDMALTGEYDIIVLDWLLPGQDGKAIVKELRRHKLDVPILLMTAKDGLKDRIEGLDSGADDYLVKPFSTDELLARLRALLRRANRVITDNTITAAGMKLDPLKNEVIKDNKVIQLSVKEASLLELLMSHSGQVITKERIFERVWGYYSKSEFSNIDLYIHYLRKKLNTPCIKTVRGVGYYLKEEQDVS; encoded by the coding sequence ATGAAATTATTATTAATTGAGGATGAAGTACAATTAACCAAGGTTCTTTCCTACTTATTGCAAAAAAACGGTTATGTTGTCAAAGTAGCCACCGACGGGACTGCCGGTTTAGATATGGCGCTCACCGGCGAATACGACATCATCGTCCTGGACTGGCTGCTGCCCGGCCAGGACGGAAAAGCCATTGTGAAAGAACTGCGCCGTCATAAGCTGGATGTGCCCATTTTATTGATGACTGCCAAAGACGGCCTGAAAGACCGGATCGAGGGGCTGGACTCAGGGGCCGACGATTATCTGGTCAAACCGTTTTCAACCGATGAGTTGCTGGCCCGCCTGCGGGCCTTATTACGCCGCGCCAACCGGGTCATCACCGACAATACAATCACCGCGGCCGGCATGAAGCTCGACCCGTTGAAAAACGAGGTCATCAAGGACAACAAAGTGATTCAATTGAGCGTCAAAGAAGCTTCCTTGCTCGAACTGCTGATGAGCCATTCCGGGCAGGTCATCACCAAGGAGCGGATCTTCGAACGGGTGTGGGGTTACTATTCCAAAAGCGAATTCTCCAATATCGACCTCTATATTCATTACTTGCGCAAGAAGCTGAATACCCCCTGCATCAAAACGGTGCGCGGCGTCGGTTATTATCTCAAGGAGGAGCAGGATGTTTCGTAA
- a CDS encoding sensor histidine kinase, with protein MFRKLRFQFIVTNLAIIAVLLAAITTGAYFYLQNNMIKRAAFFSSQLSMNLNSGVFPGYRNPGSQLRRGRQLPPPAQLGPKPPELEREPEKPIFFIRTTPGGAISFDSDRKPFARIQLAKLAKQVLKLNKDSGVVHFSRTRYYFSKTALTDAPGFLIVFQDLGGLDAIIRTGAAIGVICLLLALLGSLFMARVAIAPIQKAWRQQRDFIADASHELRTPVTIIRTSLEVVLENPQATVESQREWLNIVSGEIRRLAHLIDNLLFLARADSHQPLLEQQPFSLSQMAERAAEAFQPLAAAQGIRFSATIRGGATICGDETRIRQVIDILVENALRHTPPGGKIALTLCALEKRVCLKIADTGEGIAPEHLPKIFDRFYQVDNSRSKGQAGLGLSIAKSIIENHRGTIAAVSALGSGTTFTIHLPALPSD; from the coding sequence ATGTTTCGTAAGCTGCGCTTCCAGTTCATCGTCACCAACCTGGCCATCATCGCCGTTTTGCTGGCGGCGATCACCACGGGAGCCTATTTTTATCTCCAAAACAACATGATCAAGCGCGCCGCCTTCTTCTCCAGCCAGCTTTCGATGAACCTGAATTCCGGTGTATTCCCGGGGTACCGGAACCCCGGTTCCCAGTTGCGCCGGGGACGGCAGTTGCCGCCCCCGGCGCAATTGGGGCCGAAACCGCCGGAGCTGGAGCGGGAACCGGAAAAGCCGATCTTCTTCATTCGCACCACCCCCGGCGGTGCGATTTCGTTCGATTCCGACCGCAAACCTTTCGCCCGGATTCAGCTGGCGAAACTGGCAAAACAAGTTCTCAAACTCAACAAAGACAGCGGCGTCGTCCATTTTTCACGGACCCGCTATTACTTTTCGAAAACTGCTTTGACCGATGCGCCCGGCTTTCTGATCGTGTTTCAGGATCTGGGCGGGCTGGACGCCATCATCCGGACCGGCGCGGCCATTGGCGTGATCTGCCTGCTGCTAGCGTTGTTGGGGAGCCTTTTCATGGCCCGGGTGGCCATCGCTCCCATCCAAAAGGCCTGGCGACAGCAGCGGGACTTCATCGCCGACGCCTCGCACGAGCTGCGTACCCCGGTGACGATCATTCGCACCAGTCTGGAGGTGGTCCTCGAGAATCCCCAGGCTACCGTGGAATCGCAGCGGGAATGGTTAAACATCGTCTCCGGCGAAATCCGGCGGCTCGCCCATTTAATCGACAATCTGCTGTTTCTGGCGCGGGCCGATTCCCATCAGCCGCTGCTGGAACAGCAGCCTTTCTCCCTCAGCCAAATGGCGGAGCGCGCCGCGGAAGCCTTCCAACCCCTCGCCGCGGCGCAGGGGATCCGATTCAGCGCGACGATCCGGGGCGGGGCCACCATCTGCGGCGATGAAACCCGCATCCGGCAAGTCATCGACATTCTGGTAGAGAATGCCCTGCGCCACACCCCCCCGGGCGGGAAGATCGCGCTGACCCTATGCGCCCTGGAGAAGCGGGTGTGCCTGAAGATCGCCGATACCGGCGAAGGAATCGCTCCCGAACATCTCCCGAAGATCTTCGACCGCTTTTACCAGGTGGATAACTCCCGTTCCAAAGGCCAAGCCGGACTGGGGCTTTCCATCGCCAAATCGATCATTGAAAACCACCGGGGGACCATTGCCGCCGTCAGCGCGCTGGGGTCGGGGACTACCTTCACCATCCACTTGCCGGCGCTCCCATCCGACTAA